In Thermodesulfovibrio aggregans, the following proteins share a genomic window:
- a CDS encoding phospholipase D family protein: MDLFSKRVSYLHILHNDKPFKSEPQTLFDGNFTELRVVTYVSSPEFFFDRVKKFKKVIAILGEEESAREFYQLDPAFEERFILSAESDPQVLEAIANGVIELRYMKAGERIHSKIYILSDVQGNTRVMVGSANFTSSAFSNRGQFEELIVYDSSYNPSFCDAYIKRFKEIYENSMDFLSEKTKKKIQSLILRAENILIFTPDDRAEAIVEKVQRQIQAGGDAGSLVIEVMNEKERTEKRIMEIERVEKIIENVTKKTKDGYSFEPKQKLITLKEKLKEIVSFSHKRTQGSVKFFMCKIDRAIKEGVSSIKLPKNQTKKGGIHP, from the coding sequence ATGGATTTATTTTCAAAGAGAGTTTCCTATCTGCACATTCTTCATAATGATAAACCATTTAAATCAGAGCCTCAAACACTTTTTGATGGTAATTTTACTGAGCTAAGGGTTGTAACCTATGTTTCCTCACCTGAGTTTTTCTTTGATAGGGTGAAAAAGTTTAAAAAAGTTATAGCTATTCTTGGAGAGGAAGAATCGGCAAGAGAGTTTTATCAGCTTGATCCAGCCTTTGAAGAACGGTTTATTCTTTCTGCAGAATCAGACCCTCAGGTGCTTGAAGCCATTGCAAATGGGGTAATTGAATTAAGATACATGAAAGCAGGTGAACGAATACACTCAAAGATTTACATACTTTCAGATGTTCAGGGAAATACAAGGGTAATGGTTGGCTCTGCAAACTTTACCAGCTCTGCTTTCAGTAACAGAGGACAGTTTGAGGAATTGATCGTCTATGATAGTTCCTATAATCCGTCATTCTGTGATGCCTATATTAAAAGATTCAAAGAAATATACGAAAATTCAATGGATTTTCTCTCTGAAAAAACTAAAAAGAAGATTCAGAGCCTGATTTTACGGGCAGAAAATATTCTGATTTTTACACCCGATGATAGAGCAGAGGCTATTGTTGAAAAAGTGCAAAGACAGATTCAAGCTGGTGGAGATGCTGGAAGTCTTGTAATAGAGGTTATGAATGAAAAGGAAAGAACTGAAAAAAGAATAATGGAGATAGAGAGAGTTGAAAAAATCATCGAGAATGTAACAAAGAAAACAAAAGATGGCTATTCCTTCGAACCAAAGCAGAAGTTGATAACACTTAAGGAAAAGCTAAAAGAGATTGTGTCTTTTTCACATAAAAGAACGCAGGGTAGTGTAAAATTTTTTATGTGTAAAATTGACAGAGCAATAAAAGAGGGTGTATCCTCCATTAAATTACCCAAAAATCAAACAAAGAAAGGAGGAATACACCCATGA
- a CDS encoding DUF4143 domain-containing protein — translation MQRDCGISVDTARRYFEYLKISYQAIFIQPYYRNITSSVIKSPKVYISDIGLLRSLTGIYETVTGEIYETMVVMEIYKWINTMQASCSIYYYRTRSGLEVDLLIETERGLIAFEIKGRHEVDSVDARPMRALSEKLGNQLIGGMVIYRGNKIKRLSDKIWAVPSWRLFV, via the coding sequence TTGCAAAGAGATTGTGGTATTAGTGTTGATACAGCAAGAAGATATTTTGAGTATCTTAAGATAAGCTATCAGGCGATTTTTATTCAGCCCTATTATAGAAACATTACAAGTTCAGTTATCAAGAGTCCTAAGGTCTATATTTCAGATATTGGACTTCTCAGGTCTCTCACAGGAATATATGAAACTGTAACAGGTGAAATATACGAAACAATGGTGGTAATGGAGATTTATAAATGGATTAATACAATGCAGGCTTCATGTTCAATTTATTACTATAGAACCCGTTCAGGACTTGAGGTAGACCTTTTGATAGAAACAGAAAGAGGTTTGATAGCCTTTGAGATAAAGGGAAGACATGAAGTTGACTCTGTAGATGCAAGACCAATGAGAGCTCTATCAGAAAAACTCGGTAATCAATTGATTGGTGGGATGGTTATCTATAGAGGAAATAAAATAAAACGCCTTTCAGATAAGATCTGGGCAGTTCCTTCATGGAGACTTTTTGTTTGA
- a CDS encoding ATP-binding protein has product MNEKKLYYRYLSDVLPQKDSGKRIVLITGARQTGKTTLAKIKYPELRYINLDLIENREVLRDVSVLNWHRDVGEAVIDEAQKESSIFEKIKYAYDEDKIYFQVLLGSSQIMLLKKIRESLAGRVWIYELWPLMMAEIAESNTYPLIDSVIKSTELDEVLETIPAVLFEEEALKLKSIEEYILKWGGMPALIHIEKDEEKKKWLKDYQYTYLERDLSDLARLEYLEPFRKFQKLVALRSGSILNYSDLAKRLWY; this is encoded by the coding sequence ATGAACGAAAAAAAGCTGTATTATCGTTACCTATCGGATGTGCTTCCCCAGAAAGATTCAGGGAAAAGGATTGTCTTGATTACAGGTGCAAGACAAACTGGAAAAACTACTCTTGCAAAAATAAAATATCCTGAACTCAGATATATAAACCTTGATCTCATAGAAAACAGAGAAGTATTAAGGGATGTTTCAGTTTTAAACTGGCACAGAGATGTTGGGGAAGCTGTTATAGATGAAGCACAGAAGGAATCATCTATATTTGAAAAGATTAAGTATGCCTATGATGAAGATAAGATTTACTTTCAGGTTTTACTTGGTTCAAGTCAGATAATGTTACTCAAAAAAATTAGGGAATCATTGGCTGGTAGAGTCTGGATTTATGAGTTGTGGCCCCTTATGATGGCTGAAATAGCCGAAAGCAATACATATCCTCTTATTGATTCAGTGATAAAGTCAACTGAGCTGGATGAAGTTTTAGAAACAATACCTGCAGTTTTATTTGAAGAGGAGGCTTTAAAGCTCAAAAGCATTGAAGAATACATTCTCAAGTGGGGTGGTATGCCTGCTTTAATTCATATTGAAAAAGATGAAGAGAAAAAAAAGTGGCTTAAGGATTATCAATACACCTATCTTGAAAGAGACCTTTCAGACCTTGCAAGACTTGAGTATCTTGAGCCTTTTAGAAAATTTCAGAAACTTGTTGCCCTGAGATCAGGCAGTATTCTTAATTATTCAGACCTTGCAAAGAGATTGTGGTATTAG
- a CDS encoding formylmethanofuran dehydrogenase subunit E family protein: protein MKELLTVLETGYNHGAGCFGDGVQFATDCTAGKGNLIKKPRGKLAFTLIDPKQGKQIFYFVSLFASREPVFPS from the coding sequence ATGAAAGAACTTCTTACAGTTCTTGAAACAGGATATAATCACGGAGCGGGATGCTTTGGAGATGGAGTTCAATTTGCAACAGATTGCACTGCAGGGAAAGGAAATCTCATAAAAAAACCAAGAGGTAAGCTTGCTTTTACACTGATTGATCCTAAACAGGGAAAACAGATTTTTTATTTTGTAAGTCTCTTCGCCTCCAGAGAACCTGTTTTTCCATCATAA
- a CDS encoding large conductance mechanosensitive channel protein MscL, giving the protein MPMIKEFLDFLKEYKVIALAVAFIMGTASTALVKSLVDNIIMPLITPFVPGGGWKTATLSIGPFVIGWGAFLGECINFAIIAFVVFIIAKKVMKQEKVEKI; this is encoded by the coding sequence ATGCCTATGATTAAAGAGTTTTTAGATTTTTTAAAGGAATACAAAGTTATTGCATTAGCTGTAGCCTTTATTATGGGTACAGCTTCAACCGCGCTGGTAAAATCTCTCGTTGATAACATTATCATGCCTTTGATTACACCTTTTGTCCCAGGAGGAGGCTGGAAAACAGCCACACTCTCTATTGGCCCTTTTGTTATAGGCTGGGGTGCTTTTTTAGGAGAATGCATAAATTTTGCGATTATAGCTTTTGTTGTATTTATAATTGCAAAAAAAGTGATGAAACAGGAAAAAGTTGAGAAAATATAA
- a CDS encoding capsular polysaccharide biosynthesis protein, producing the protein MYLTFSKEIKNIPFIDSFLDKKVVYYSKNILPSEIEGVIGWGQKKTAEKARKFAQKYNIPYISLEDGFICSYGLRVKGCPPLSLIVDPVGIYYDATRPSLIENLINRGEFNNKLLNEAEKALKLLLQYNISKFNYQPNADISSLKGRRKRRVLLIDQTFNDLSVLLGMADKKTFLNMFNDALMENPDADIYVKIHPDVLCGKKKGYLSDIVIEKENVYLITQDVNPISLLKFFDKVYTVSSQMGFEALILGKNVICYGMPFYAGWGLTEDKIECPRRTKKAELIEIFYAAYIAYCIYINPVTGKKGTIFDVINFILKQKEMAEKIGKFNYYCVDFHLARKKFIKPYLKTEKNNVYFVESKSLSDIVLAKNSVLVVWGSKGRRNLFEKLKKDTPVYTLEDGFIRSVGLGSEFIPPMSIVIDKRGIYYDPTEESELEYILNNYEFNEEEISKAEMIRKLIVENNVTKYNVEILKPLVRPSQTKKIILIPGQVEDDEAVILGGENIKSNLELLETVRIKNPDSFIIYKPHPDVLSKNRRGDKAFKKIRELSDHIETDANIISCIAISDEIHTLTSLSGFDALIRGKKVFTYGAAFYGGWGLTQDELNLPRRKRKLNLYQLIAGVLLIYPVYYDWKLKGFVDCEAVINRIIEERTNINLKIKSKLPKIFKKIVNYFNFLTRNI; encoded by the coding sequence ATGTATCTTACTTTTTCTAAAGAAATAAAAAATATTCCATTCATTGATTCTTTCCTTGACAAAAAGGTCGTTTATTACTCAAAAAATATCCTTCCTTCAGAAATTGAAGGAGTTATTGGATGGGGACAGAAGAAAACTGCTGAAAAAGCAAGAAAATTTGCTCAAAAATACAATATTCCATACATCTCGCTTGAGGATGGTTTTATATGTTCCTATGGACTAAGAGTTAAGGGCTGTCCTCCTCTTTCCCTTATTGTAGACCCTGTAGGAATATACTATGATGCAACCAGACCTTCATTGATAGAAAACTTAATAAACAGAGGAGAATTTAATAATAAATTGTTAAACGAAGCTGAAAAGGCATTAAAACTTCTACTTCAATACAATATTAGCAAATTTAACTATCAACCAAATGCAGATATTTCGTCATTGAAAGGAAGAAGAAAGAGAAGAGTACTGTTAATTGATCAGACTTTTAATGACCTTTCTGTTTTATTAGGTATGGCTGATAAAAAAACTTTTTTAAATATGTTTAATGATGCTTTAATGGAAAACCCTGATGCTGATATATATGTTAAAATCCACCCTGATGTCTTATGTGGGAAAAAGAAAGGCTACCTCAGTGACATAGTTATTGAAAAAGAAAATGTTTATCTTATAACCCAGGATGTGAATCCGATTTCACTTTTAAAATTCTTTGATAAAGTATACACTGTCAGTTCCCAAATGGGATTTGAAGCTTTAATATTAGGTAAAAATGTTATATGTTATGGCATGCCCTTTTATGCAGGATGGGGACTAACGGAGGACAAAATCGAATGTCCAAGAAGAACTAAGAAAGCTGAATTGATTGAAATTTTTTATGCAGCTTACATTGCCTACTGTATATATATAAATCCAGTTACAGGAAAAAAAGGAACAATATTTGATGTAATAAATTTTATTCTCAAACAAAAAGAGATGGCTGAAAAAATTGGTAAATTTAATTATTACTGTGTAGATTTTCATTTGGCAAGGAAAAAATTTATCAAACCCTATCTTAAAACTGAGAAAAACAATGTCTATTTTGTCGAATCTAAATCACTAAGCGATATTGTCCTTGCTAAAAACAGTGTTTTGGTTGTTTGGGGAAGTAAAGGAAGAAGAAATTTATTTGAAAAACTAAAGAAAGATACCCCTGTTTACACATTAGAAGATGGTTTTATTCGCTCAGTAGGTCTTGGCTCAGAGTTCATTCCTCCCATGAGCATAGTGATTGATAAACGTGGAATCTACTATGACCCAACTGAAGAAAGTGAGCTTGAATACATTCTTAACAACTATGAGTTTAACGAAGAAGAAATAAGTAAAGCTGAAATGATAAGAAAGCTTATCGTTGAGAATAATGTCACTAAGTATAATGTAGAAATTTTGAAACCCTTGGTGAGACCTTCACAGACAAAAAAAATAATTCTCATACCAGGACAGGTGGAAGATGACGAAGCCGTTATTTTAGGTGGAGAAAATATTAAGAGTAACCTTGAACTTTTAGAGACCGTAAGGATTAAAAATCCTGATAGTTTCATAATTTACAAGCCCCATCCAGATGTATTGTCAAAAAATAGAAGAGGCGATAAAGCCTTTAAAAAGATAAGAGAACTCTCTGACCATATTGAAACAGATGCTAATATCATAAGTTGCATAGCTATTTCAGATGAAATTCATACTTTAACTTCTCTTTCTGGTTTTGATGCACTGATTAGGGGTAAAAAGGTATTTACTTATGGAGCAGCTTTTTACGGAGGATGGGGATTAACGCAAGATGAATTAAATTTGCCAAGAAGAAAGAGAAAACTTAATTTATACCAACTTATAGCTGGAGTTTTATTGATCTATCCTGTTTACTATGATTGGAAACTAAAAGGATTTGTCGATTGTGAGGCTGTAATTAATAGAATAATTGAGGAAAGAACAAATATTAATTTAAAAATTAAAAGCAAACTTCCAAAAATTTTTAAAAAAATTGTAAACTATTTCAATTTTCTAACAAGGAATATATAA
- a CDS encoding capsule biosynthesis protein, producing MITEIREEVLIYNNYLLLQGPKGFFFYKIAKFLKTLGKRVYKINFNGGDLITFPIFSNIYNYRGKIENFESYLKDFIFSKDIEVILLYGDYKPYHKIAVNLCKKLNIPIYVFEEGYVRPFYITLQKNGINGWSSLPQNPEFYKSLPDIKIPEPLPVNFKYLKRVTCCVYHYFFLEFFRWYFPHYAHCKKYFPYIPWLFKYFRGLVRKVIYKSTEKKFLELFTTKLKYKYFLIPLQVRNDTQITIHSKYASIEDFITEVMESFAKNSKDDYYLVFKHHPEDRGFKNYKKHITKVSQRLGLERKVFYVHDLHLPTLIKGSIGVIVVNSTVGLQALYHNRPVKVMGKAIYDMPGLTFQGSLDKFWQNPGKIDRKLFEKFRSYVIKTTQLNGSFYGRFPFEKEILSSISLKTISTDSSKLNR from the coding sequence GTGATAACAGAGATAAGAGAGGAAGTACTTATTTATAATAATTACCTCCTACTTCAAGGTCCTAAAGGATTTTTCTTCTATAAGATCGCTAAATTTTTGAAAACACTTGGTAAAAGAGTTTATAAAATTAATTTTAATGGTGGAGACTTAATAACTTTCCCTATTTTTAGCAATATTTATAACTACAGAGGTAAGATAGAAAATTTTGAAAGTTATCTAAAAGATTTCATTTTCTCAAAGGATATAGAAGTAATACTTCTATATGGTGACTATAAACCATATCACAAGATAGCTGTTAATTTATGTAAAAAATTAAATATTCCAATTTATGTATTTGAAGAGGGATATGTTCGTCCTTTTTATATAACTCTTCAAAAAAATGGCATAAACGGCTGGAGTTCACTCCCCCAAAATCCTGAATTTTATAAAAGTCTTCCCGATATTAAAATACCTGAACCTCTACCAGTTAATTTCAAATATCTAAAAAGAGTAACTTGCTGTGTATATCATTATTTTTTCTTAGAATTTTTCCGCTGGTATTTTCCTCATTATGCGCACTGTAAAAAATACTTCCCCTATATACCTTGGCTTTTTAAATATTTCAGGGGTCTTGTAAGAAAGGTTATTTATAAATCCACTGAAAAGAAGTTTCTTGAATTATTTACAACTAAACTTAAATATAAATATTTTCTCATCCCTCTTCAGGTTCGTAATGACACACAGATTACAATTCACAGTAAGTATGCCTCAATAGAAGATTTTATTACTGAAGTGATGGAGTCCTTCGCAAAAAATAGTAAAGATGACTATTATCTTGTTTTTAAGCATCATCCTGAAGACAGAGGATTTAAAAACTATAAAAAACATATAACTAAGGTCTCACAGAGATTAGGTTTAGAGCGAAAAGTATTTTATGTGCACGACTTACATTTACCCACTTTAATAAAAGGAAGCATCGGTGTTATAGTTGTTAATAGCACTGTAGGATTACAAGCACTATATCATAATAGACCAGTAAAAGTCATGGGAAAAGCTATTTATGACATGCCTGGTTTAACATTTCAAGGGAGTCTTGATAAATTTTGGCAAAATCCGGGCAAGATTGACAGAAAACTTTTTGAGAAATTTAGAAGCTATGTGATTAAAACAACACAGCTTAATGGAAGTTTCTATGGAAGATTTCCTTTTGAGAAAGAAATTCTATCTTCAATCAGTTTAAAAACTATATCAACAGATTCCTCTAAACTCAATAGATGA
- the cysC gene encoding adenylyl-sulfate kinase, which translates to MNNNIVWHKPEVTRQMRNILNGHKSIAIWFTGLPSSGKSTIAHALEKKLYERGIRTYTFDGDNIRHGLCSDLGFSKGDRDENLRRIAEVIKLFVDAGIVVIAAFVSPLKEHREKIKKIIGERDFLEIYCRCPVEVCEMRDPKGMYKKARAGEIKEYTGVSASYEEPEAPDLVLDTHLLSLEESVDIVFKLIEDRISFSKGNLP; encoded by the coding sequence ATGAATAATAATATAGTCTGGCATAAACCTGAAGTAACAAGACAGATGAGAAATATACTCAATGGACATAAAAGCATCGCAATTTGGTTTACAGGGCTTCCAAGTTCTGGTAAATCAACTATTGCTCACGCATTGGAGAAAAAACTGTATGAAAGAGGCATAAGAACTTACACTTTTGATGGAGACAACATAAGACATGGACTTTGTTCTGATTTAGGTTTTTCAAAGGGAGATAGAGATGAAAATTTGCGAAGAATTGCAGAAGTGATAAAGCTTTTCGTTGATGCAGGAATAGTAGTTATAGCAGCCTTTGTCTCGCCTTTAAAGGAGCACAGAGAAAAAATAAAAAAAATAATAGGAGAGAGAGATTTTCTCGAGATATACTGTAGATGCCCTGTTGAAGTATGCGAGATGAGAGATCCAAAGGGAATGTATAAGAAGGCAAGAGCTGGCGAAATAAAGGAATACACAGGAGTCTCTGCTTCGTATGAAGAACCAGAAGCGCCAGATTTAGTGCTTGATACTCATCTATTGAGTTTAGAGGAATCTGTTGATATAGTTTTTAAACTGATTGAAGATAGAATTTCTTTCTCAAAAGGAAATCTTCCATAG
- a CDS encoding glycosyltransferase family 1 protein: protein MDFKKDIWIVEERSNPSTEYYILPALKISGLEDRVKLLNFPPKELPKIQITIIFVRYLSKNWINFIEKNRKSIKKIIYFMDDDLFDLSSWRGLPLRYVKKIYLKAYRWKGWLIKNGADFFVSTDFLAEKYQYLNPSIIPPYPIFNNWSLENREKYIKVFYHGTASHTQEINWLYDIVKAILSENEKIIFEFVGDKEVYDKFKNLKGAIVVHPMKWKLYKKFLLKETRHIGLVPVLAKKFNLARNYTKFFEIVACGAVGVYSQESCYRKIISNENDGILVSNVKEIWIKSILKLAEESSYRLKLYFNSLEKLRTLREFAEKIYKENLIRRLE from the coding sequence ATGGATTTTAAAAAGGACATATGGATTGTTGAAGAGCGTTCCAATCCTTCAACAGAATATTATATTTTACCAGCCTTAAAAATATCAGGACTTGAAGATAGAGTTAAATTATTAAATTTTCCTCCCAAAGAGCTACCGAAAATACAAATTACTATAATTTTTGTTCGCTACTTAAGCAAAAATTGGATTAATTTTATTGAGAAAAATAGAAAATCAATAAAAAAAATTATATATTTTATGGATGATGACCTCTTTGATTTGAGTAGCTGGAGAGGTCTTCCCCTGAGGTATGTAAAAAAAATCTATTTAAAAGCTTATAGATGGAAAGGGTGGTTAATTAAGAATGGAGCTGATTTTTTTGTCTCCACAGATTTTTTAGCTGAAAAGTATCAATACTTAAACCCCTCAATTATTCCTCCCTATCCAATTTTTAATAATTGGTCTTTAGAGAATAGAGAAAAATATATAAAAGTTTTCTACCACGGCACAGCTTCACATACACAGGAGATCAATTGGCTTTATGACATTGTAAAAGCTATCTTAAGTGAGAATGAAAAAATAATTTTTGAATTTGTGGGAGATAAAGAAGTTTATGATAAATTCAAAAATTTAAAAGGAGCTATAGTAGTTCATCCGATGAAATGGAAGCTCTATAAAAAATTTCTCTTAAAAGAAACACGCCATATAGGTTTAGTTCCTGTATTAGCTAAAAAATTTAATCTTGCAAGAAACTATACAAAGTTTTTTGAGATAGTGGCTTGTGGTGCGGTTGGAGTTTATTCGCAGGAGAGTTGCTACAGAAAAATAATATCTAATGAAAATGATGGTATTTTAGTCTCAAATGTTAAAGAAATATGGATAAAAAGCATTTTAAAACTTGCTGAGGAATCCTCTTATAGATTAAAATTGTATTTTAATTCATTAGAAAAATTGAGGACTCTTAGAGAATTTGCAGAAAAAATCTATAAAGAAAATCTGATTCGGAGGCTTGAATGA
- a CDS encoding glycosyltransferase family 2 protein, whose protein sequence is MKLRIILEENIFFDKENRTCIVKNLPARIKLVADRDGYLPKGWCLIKGALKRRGKNLKAKLIINDEKYVFPVNCKGTMLELIKIPSKTKEIIFEPMNSIGEFEIIEDFTLKPVRNIERIYRMLKRVLFFFQKRFKHKRKILGLSYYTPFFNLKRAYELANKIRDCDSTLDYSKWTESFDRLTDEDTKRIKKDIKKSNLDVVFNILIHNQDEEELEKTIQSLEDQIYKSFTVNILKNRMDMQFNEFLTQGNTKKTYFLFLKSGTVLSSHALYRIAKEARISNADLIYTDHDYITAENERVNPCFKPDFSLEYLRATNYIDSTFAVKAEVLSKIEGLDMAEISWNLHSLLLKIAEKTSKIKHIPAVLFHLPLISITNNDLSSDYNPVREHLERMQVSATVEKIDFKNYKVIYHVKNNLLISIIIPTKNQLAILKKCIESIIRKTTYDNYEILLVDNQSNDLEAIEYLKSLTNNAKIRVFRYDKSYNFSAINNFAVSKAQGEVLLFLNNDTEVITSQWLEIMLGCLQQPNVGAVGAKLYYPNGKIQHAGVVIGTGGCADHAFKYLNKEENGYMDRTILQQEYSAVTAACMMTWKNLFIKIGGFDEVNLPVSFNDVDYCLKLREAGYRIVFTPYVELYHYESLSRGKDLSPESQKRAKREADFIRKKWQKYIEYDPFYNPNLNYNKPDFNLNSFPKIKKPWNKNGF, encoded by the coding sequence ATGAAGTTAAGGATAATTCTTGAAGAAAATATATTTTTTGACAAGGAAAATAGAACTTGCATAGTCAAAAACTTACCCGCAAGAATTAAACTTGTGGCTGACAGAGATGGTTATTTACCCAAAGGATGGTGTCTAATCAAAGGAGCTTTAAAAAGAAGAGGGAAGAACTTAAAGGCAAAATTAATCATTAACGATGAAAAATATGTGTTCCCTGTTAATTGCAAGGGAACTATGCTTGAGCTTATTAAAATTCCCTCTAAAACAAAAGAAATAATCTTTGAACCGATGAATTCAATTGGTGAGTTTGAAATTATTGAAGATTTTACTCTTAAGCCTGTGAGAAATATTGAAAGAATATATAGGATGCTGAAAAGAGTTCTTTTTTTCTTTCAAAAACGTTTTAAACATAAGAGAAAAATTTTGGGATTATCTTATTACACCCCTTTTTTCAATCTAAAGCGAGCCTATGAATTAGCAAATAAAATAAGAGATTGTGATTCAACCTTAGATTATTCAAAATGGACAGAATCTTTTGATAGATTAACCGACGAAGACACCAAGAGGATAAAAAAAGATATCAAAAAATCTAATCTTGATGTGGTCTTTAATATTTTAATCCATAATCAAGATGAGGAAGAGTTAGAAAAAACTATTCAGTCTCTTGAGGATCAAATATATAAATCATTCACTGTTAATATCTTAAAAAACAGGATGGATATGCAGTTTAATGAATTCTTAACTCAAGGCAATACAAAAAAGACATATTTTTTATTTTTAAAATCTGGCACAGTTTTATCTTCCCATGCATTATACCGGATAGCAAAGGAGGCAAGGATATCTAACGCAGATTTAATTTATACTGATCATGATTACATAACAGCTGAAAATGAAAGAGTAAATCCATGTTTTAAGCCAGATTTTTCTTTAGAATATTTAAGGGCAACAAATTATATTGATTCTACATTTGCTGTTAAAGCTGAAGTATTATCAAAAATTGAAGGCTTAGATATGGCAGAAATATCATGGAATTTGCATAGTTTACTGCTTAAAATAGCAGAAAAAACTTCCAAAATAAAGCATATCCCCGCTGTGCTTTTTCATCTACCCTTGATAAGTATAACTAATAATGATCTTTCCTCGGATTATAATCCAGTAAGAGAACATCTTGAAAGAATGCAAGTATCTGCAACAGTAGAAAAAATTGATTTTAAAAATTATAAAGTTATCTATCATGTTAAAAATAATCTTCTCATAAGCATCATAATACCTACTAAAAATCAACTTGCCATTCTTAAAAAATGTATTGAAAGCATAATTAGAAAAACTACATATGATAACTATGAAATTTTATTAGTTGATAATCAGAGCAATGACTTAGAGGCAATTGAATACTTAAAGAGTTTGACAAATAATGCAAAAATCAGAGTTTTTAGATATGATAAATCCTATAATTTTTCAGCAATTAATAATTTTGCAGTAAGCAAAGCTCAAGGTGAAGTTTTACTATTTTTGAACAATGATACAGAGGTTATAACCTCTCAATGGCTTGAGATAATGCTTGGCTGTCTTCAGCAACCTAATGTAGGTGCTGTTGGTGCAAAACTTTACTATCCCAATGGTAAGATTCAACATGCAGGGGTAGTGATAGGGACTGGTGGTTGTGCTGACCACGCATTTAAGTACCTTAATAAAGAAGAAAATGGATATATGGACAGGACAATACTACAACAAGAATATTCAGCAGTTACAGCTGCATGCATGATGACATGGAAAAATCTTTTTATTAAAATCGGTGGGTTTGATGAGGTGAATCTTCCAGTTAGTTTCAATGATGTTGATTACTGTTTAAAACTTAGAGAGGCAGGATACAGGATTGTATTCACTCCCTATGTTGAACTTTATCATTATGAGTCCCTAAGTAGAGGAAAAGATCTTTCACCGGAATCTCAAAAACGAGCAAAAAGAGAAGCTGATTTTATAAGAAAAAAGTGGCAAAAATATATTGAATATGACCCATTTTATAACCCAAACCTAAACTATAATAAGCCCGATTTTAATTTGAATTCATTTCCAAAAATAAAAAAACCCTGGAACAAAAATGGATTTTAA